In Epinephelus lanceolatus isolate andai-2023 chromosome 13, ASM4190304v1, whole genome shotgun sequence, the following are encoded in one genomic region:
- the LOC117271093 gene encoding hairy/enhancer-of-split related with YRPW motif protein 2-like gives MKRPCEDSSSADSDVEETIDVGSESIYPGHMKVSFTRCGSPTTTTQVMARKKRRGIIEKRRRDRINNSLSELRRLVPKAFEKQGSSKLEKAEILQMTVDHLKVLQTTGGKVYFDAHALALDFLSLGFRECVMEVSRYLSAVEGLDSGDPLHSRLLSHLTSCSSQRDAATFTMTSHSSHQHQQLHPLPHPLHPHHWAAAVAAAAVFRPLPTAAAPYELTGLSVSQDAGGGGAPQRLEELSQQSVASSFSSHADSHTSSSSSSLVLPCAPTPLSTSLLSLSTPFPITLHKGFPIFHPSSFTSTITSTSPPISISSSSSSSSSSSPQTPHSSSKPYRPWGTEVGAF, from the exons ATGAAGCGGCCGTGTGAGGACAGCAGCTCGGCGGACAGTGATGTGGAGGAGACCATCGATGTGGGCAGTGAGAGCATTTATCCAGG GCACATGAAGGTGTCCTTTACAAGATGTGGATCACCGACCACGACCACTCAAGTGATGGCGAGGAAAAAGCGCAGAGGG ATTATCGAGAAGAGACGCAGAGACAGAATCAACAACAGTCTGTCCGAGTTACGGAGGCTCGTCCCCAAAGCGTTTGAGAAGCAG GGTTCATCTAAACTGGAGAAGGCAGAGATTCTCCAGATGACTGTGGACCATCTGAAGGTGTTGCAGACGACCGGCGGGAAAG tttattttgacgcCCACGCTCTCGCCCTGGACTTCCTGTCTCTGGGTTTCAGGGAGTGTGTGATGGAGGTTTCCCGCTACCTGAGTGCTGTGGAGGGCCTGGACTCTGGTGACCCTTTGCACTCCCGCCTCCTCTCCCACCTCACCTCCTGTTCCTCGCAGCGTGACGCCGCCACCTTCACCATGACTTCCCATTCGTCACATCAACACCAGCAGCTTCACCCTTTACCtcaccccctccacccccatCACTGGGCGGCTGCGGTTGCAGCTGCGGCTGTGTTTCGACCTCTGCCAACTGCTGCAGCGCCGTACGAACTGACtgggctgtctgtctctcaggatGCTGGAGGAGGTGGAGCTCCCCAGAGGCTTGAAGAGCTGTCACAACAGAGTGTggcctcctccttctcttcccaTGCAGACTcccacacctcctcctcttcctcatctcttGTGCTCCCCTGCGCCCCCACTCctctctccacctccctcctctccctctcgaCTCCATTTCCCATCACCCTCCACAAAGGTTTTCCTATATTCCATCCATCCTCCTTCACCTCCACCATCACCAGCACTAGCCCTCCCatctccatctcttcctcctcttcctcctcctcgtcctcctccccCCAGACTCCTCACAGCAGTAGTAAACCCTACAGGCCATGGGGAACTGAGGTCGGAGCTTTCTGA
- the sf3b6 gene encoding splicing factor 3B subunit 6, which translates to MAMQAAKRANIRLPPEVNRILYVRNLPYKITAEEMYDIFGKYGPIRQIRTGNTPETRGTAYVVYEDIFDAKNACDHLSGFNVCNRYLVVLYYNANRAFQKMDTKKKEEQLKLLKEKYGINTDPPK; encoded by the exons ATGGCTATGCAAGCGGCGAAACGCGCTAAT ATACGATTACCTCCTGAGGTGAACAGAATCCTGTACGTCAGAAACCTTCCCTACAAGATCACAGCGGAGGAAATGTACGATATTTTTGGGAAATATGGGCCAATACGTCAAATCAGAAC AGGGAACACACCTGAAACAAGAGGAACAGCCTATGTGGTTTATGAAGACATCTTTGATGCCAAGAATGCCTGTGACCATCTGTCAGGCTTCAACGTCTGCAACCGTTACCTGGTGGTCCTCTACTACAATGCAAACAGA GCTTTCCAGAAGatggacacaaagaaaaaagaagaacagcTGAAGCTTCTAAAAGAGAAATACGGCATCAACACAGACCCTCCAAAGTAG